The Daucus carota subsp. sativus chromosome 7, DH1 v3.0, whole genome shotgun sequence genome window below encodes:
- the LOC108194852 gene encoding uncharacterized protein LOC108194852: protein MRKKTRANLKAHTPQPSSISQKRKLIDEDDDELVTVESGDELSGVNRGDTGVESGQKKVKSEVLVVRGLAGRKVILGKPISGKTFFTCGIVKLFEDLGFHSFLVDLPKICYPDLVREFYANLQLVGSDQFVSFVSDVKICLSSMFLGAILKIPPSTVSIHTKRGPKDVEGFSHNDQLKLITGSENVSDTMFPSTTQLLPLAQALFKLSIENVSPRLGTRSNLSSQDIVVVSMIMAGRKFDLAELILKNMLESVEGKSSGGLPYGFLLTRVFEWFGVSFVGEDSVSAKEFLDMKFLTQSNLKLDKDGQLVVVEVSPPTPSAQSVNVVDLGISAQEIQEYMDELRANHKEVMDGQKQLSEKMVELNSQFAFWKDMMFGARTSTASKKCSSGSFAYELCKRMYGSGGSSDVKATFTSEDDATDSPRPRTAMDALKEAAGTDSKYAAAGEEMLARNVIAAELVKKFGLEKYEQDKAGS from the coding sequence ATGAGGAAAAAGACGAGAGCTAATCTCAAAGCCCACACCCCACAGCCCTCTTCGATTTCCCAAAAGAGAAAGCTaattgatgaggatgatgatgagtTGGTCACTGTGGAAAGCGGCGATGAGTTGTCTGGTGTCAATCGCGGTGATACTGGAGTTGAATCGGGTCAGAAGAAGGTCAAATCGGAAGTTCTTGTTGTTCGCGGACTCGCCGGTCGGAAAGTTATCTTGGGTAAGCCTATTTCCGGCAAAACCTTCTTTACTTGTGGCATTGTCAAGTTGTTTGAGGATCTAGGGTTTCACTCTTTCTTGGTTGATTTACCTAAGATTTGCTATCCTGATTTGGTTCGAGAATTTTATGCAAATCTTCAACTAGTTGGGTCGGATCagtttgtttcttttgtttcgGATGTTAAGATATGTTTGTCTTCAATGTTTTTGGGTGCGATTTTAAAAATTCCACCATCTACTGTGTCTATCCATACTAAGAGAGGTCCTAAAGATGTCGAGGGTTTTTCTCACAACGACCAGTTGAAATTGATTACTGGGTCTGAGAATGTTTCTGATACTATGTTTCCTTCCACTACACAACTACTTCCACTTGCTCAAGCACTTTTTAAACTATCTATTGAGAATGTCAGTCCGAGACTTGGTACTAGGTCTAACTTGTCTTCAcaagatattgttgttgtttcgATGATAATGGCTGGTAGAAAATTTGATTTGGCTGAATTGATTTTAAAGAATATGCTGGAGTCAGTTGAGGGTAAGTCATCTGGTGGACTGCCATATGGGTTTTTGTTAACAAGAGTTTTTGAGTGGTTTGGGGTGTCCTTTGTTGGTGAGGATTCTGTGTCTGCTAAAGAATTTCttgatatgaaatttttaaCTCAATCAAACTTGAAGTTGGATAAGGATGGTCAGTTAGTTGTTGTTGAGGTGTCTCCACCTACACCTTCTGCTCAATCTGTGAACGTTGTTGACCTGGGAATCTCTGCACAAGAGATTCAGGAATATATGGATGAGCTTCGAGCAAATCACAAGGAGGTGATGGATGGCCAGAAGCAGTTATCTGAGAAGATGGTTGAGCTGAATTCTCAGTTTGCTTTCTGGAAGGATATGATGTTTGGGGCTAGAACTTCAACTGCTTCTAAGAAGTGCAGTTCTGGAAGCTTTGCTTATGAGCTCTGCAAAAGGATGTATGGCTCCGGGGGTTCATCTGATGTGAAGGCTACTTTCACTTCAGAGGATGATGCTACTGATAGCCCACGGCCGAGAACAGCTATGGATGCTTTGAAGGAGGCTGCTGGAACGGACTCCAAGTATGCTGCTGCAGGGGAAGAAATGCTAGCTCGGAATGTGATTGCTGCAGAGCTTGTCAAGAAGTTTGGACTGGAGAAGTATGAACAGGACAAGGCTGGATCTTGA